DNA sequence from the Williamwhitmania taraxaci genome:
CTGCCCCCACTGCTCGAGCAGCATGATCATTAAGCACAGCATGTTCAATGGGAGGCAGCGCTCCAAGTGCAAAACGTGCGGCAAGACCTTTACTATGCTTACCGGAACGCCCATACACGGGTTGAAAAAGGTTTCACTTTGGCAGGATTACTGCACGTCCATGATGAGTG
Encoded proteins:
- a CDS encoding IS1 family transposase, giving the protein MTIIEQIRELAKQLTEQERVTVMRELKNTDASLTAQLGEAKVCPHCSSSMIIKHSMFNGRQRSKCKTCGKTFTMLTGTPIHGLKKVSLWQDYCTSMMS